In one Silene latifolia isolate original U9 population chromosome 10, ASM4854445v1, whole genome shotgun sequence genomic region, the following are encoded:
- the LOC141606223 gene encoding uncharacterized protein LOC141606223 — translation MQRYDTHKYRIRKLDLELPMADKKIEPLVDKWIKIAVQNQVENLFIETLPPYSRKSPHTSESSNYRLPEILFRAKSLKFLYCSDAVLPYYETMELISLEDLTLILENVDIDMLQRIITFCPLVQFTTISDLGKISLPWPRNVNESGEFINSEVMQSQFKASPLRRLVYRGVHRVAKWPFNMNVVALKNLRELDTIYNAIITDDIVSELASGLVALESLVLDSCSMLKCIMISSISLKELRIIEVFNLMKVTIDAPNLIEFVCKCEVGTSLSLIRVSDHCNA, via the coding sequence ATGCAAAGATACGATACTCATAAGTATAGAATAAGGAAACTTGACCTTGAGCTTCCTATGGCAGATAAAAAGATTGAACCGTTGGTTGATAAATGGATAAAGATTGCGGTGCAAAACCAAGTCGAGAATTTATTTATTGAAACCCTTCCCCCTTACTCACGAAAGTCACCACACACATCAGAGTCATCAAACTACAGGCTTCCTGAGATTCTATTTCGTGCAAAATCATTGAAATTTTTGTATTGTAGCGACGCTGTGCTGCCATATTATGAGACCATGGAACTTATCTCTCTTGAGGATCTGACTTTAATCCTGGAAAATGTAGATATCGATATGCTTCAGAGAATTATCACTTTCTGCCCCTTGGTTCAATTTACCACAATAAGTGATCTCGGAAAAATTTCACTCCCATGGCCAAGAAATGTGAATGAGAGTGGTGAATTTATCAATAGTGAGGTAATGCAATCTCAATTCAAAGCATCCCCACTTAGAAGGTTAGTTTATCGTGGAGTTCATAGGGTTGCTAAGTGGCCATTTAACATGAATGTGGTTGCATTGAAAAACTTGAGAGAATTGGATACTATTTATAATGCTATTATAACAGATGATATTGTTTCCGAGCTGGCATCTGGGCTTGTAGCGTTAGAAAGCTTAGTATTGGATTCATGCTCAATGCTGAAATGCATTATGATCTCAAGCATTTCGCTGAAGGAACTGCGAATTATAGAGGTCTTCAACTTGATGAAGGTTACAATTGACGCCCCTAACTTGATCGAGTTTGTGTGCAAATGTGAAGTAGGGACCTCTTTGTCGTTGATTAGAGTGTCAGATCATTGTAATGCGTAA